The following are encoded in a window of Thermococcus sp. CX2 genomic DNA:
- the rlmD gene encoding 23S rRNA (uracil(1939)-C(5))-methyltransferase RlmD, producing the protein MQGLVERLDWEGLGIVKLGNREIHVPFTAPGDVVEIKRWRRKKRTLIATEYEIVEHSEIRGKPVCPYFGTCGGCLLQHLPYDEQVKFKSDKLSEILGMEVDVIPSPEIYGHRNRIDVVISTGGIGFRRRGTWWDVVNIEGCPVFGDASRRVLSSLREFIEDHKPSLYEIGKNKGFLRYIVIREGKFTGELMVNLVTGQGSLSEDFPAYFDYADSIYWSVNRTPSDVSYGEVERFWKNEFIRERLDDVVYLIHPNSFFQTNSYQAVNLVKEVEKAVEGERVLDLYSGVGTFGVYLAKRDFKVEGIEINPFAVEMANRNAELNNVDAIFRVGEDKDVENLANYDTVILDPPRAGLHPKLIRKILKDEPQTIVYVSCNPRTLKLNLDKLLSKYSIESAVGLDMFPHTPHVEVVVKLKFKV; encoded by the coding sequence ATGCAGGGACTTGTTGAGAGGCTGGACTGGGAAGGACTCGGCATCGTTAAGCTCGGGAATAGGGAAATCCACGTCCCGTTCACTGCCCCAGGGGATGTGGTTGAGATCAAGCGGTGGCGGAGAAAAAAGCGGACGCTTATAGCTACCGAGTATGAAATTGTTGAACATTCCGAAATCCGAGGAAAGCCCGTCTGTCCTTATTTTGGAACCTGCGGGGGGTGCCTTCTCCAGCATCTGCCCTATGATGAGCAAGTCAAGTTTAAATCTGACAAGCTTTCCGAAATTCTTGGGATGGAAGTTGATGTTATACCATCTCCTGAGATATATGGTCATCGAAACCGCATTGATGTTGTCATTTCGACAGGGGGTATAGGCTTCAGGAGGCGCGGCACCTGGTGGGACGTGGTGAACATCGAGGGGTGTCCCGTCTTTGGAGATGCCAGCAGAAGGGTCCTCAGCTCACTCAGGGAGTTCATAGAGGACCACAAACCGAGCCTCTATGAGATAGGCAAGAATAAGGGCTTCCTGCGCTACATCGTCATCCGTGAGGGTAAGTTCACGGGCGAGCTAATGGTGAACCTCGTAACTGGCCAGGGGAGCCTTTCCGAGGATTTTCCGGCCTACTTCGACTACGCCGATTCCATCTACTGGAGTGTGAACAGAACGCCGAGCGATGTTTCCTATGGGGAGGTGGAGAGATTCTGGAAGAACGAATTCATACGCGAGAGGCTCGACGATGTCGTTTACCTCATCCATCCCAACAGCTTCTTCCAGACGAACAGCTACCAGGCGGTTAATCTTGTGAAAGAAGTCGAAAAGGCCGTTGAAGGTGAGAGAGTTCTCGACCTTTACTCTGGTGTTGGGACGTTCGGCGTTTACCTTGCAAAGAGAGACTTTAAAGTGGAGGGCATTGAAATAAACCCCTTCGCTGTGGAAATGGCGAACCGCAATGCCGAACTGAACAACGTTGATGCCATCTTTAGGGTTGGTGAAGACAAGGACGTCGAGAACTTGGCAAACTACGACACAGTAATACTTGATCCGCCAAGGGCAGGTTTACATCCGAAGCTGATTAGGAAAATCTTAAAGGATGAACCGCAAACCATCGTTTACGTATCCTGCAATCCGAGGACTCTCAAGCTGAACTTGGATAAATTACTCTCGAAGTACTCCATAGAGAGTGCTGTTGGCTTGGATATGTTTCCTCATACACCCCACGTAGAAGTGGTTGTCAAACTTAAATTCAAGGTTTAA
- a CDS encoding helix-turn-helix transcriptional regulator — translation MFGRRKDVVYKILATKRGAVALQNLSEELETPMPTVLKTVKQLESDGLVEIFYGQEKASIMVRAKTLEDYI, via the coding sequence ATGTTCGGCAGGCGTAAGGATGTGGTTTATAAAATCCTCGCCACCAAAAGGGGGGCTGTGGCCCTCCAGAACCTGAGCGAGGAACTTGAGACCCCAATGCCTACGGTTCTTAAAACCGTAAAACAACTCGAATCTGACGGGCTTGTAGAGATATTCTACGGCCAAGAAAAGGCCTCAATAATGGTCAGGGCAAAAACGCTTGAGGACTACATCTGA
- a CDS encoding MinD/ParA family protein, producing MVSVVITGRGGAGKTTMTANLSTYFAKKNYKTLVIDGDLYLPKLAFHFGIDNPIYNLHTLIKNPEMRVLDAVYPDVKTHVDVLPGSSKLYDILDIDQRRLRDIVREIQTRYQVTVIDSPVGIPFDTISTFRLAQYQLIIVEIERCPIHFIHRMIENEVVKLKALGEGYGLKVGIILNKVRESSPNVDDIVDFLEYSVEVPVIGIVPYDHKVPEATNKGRPVVDYAPHSKASKAIIEAGDILEGWIFGEKKREKLLHKLHEGLLSLLHTDKASAGKKL from the coding sequence ATGGTATCCGTAGTTATCACAGGAAGGGGCGGGGCTGGAAAAACCACCATGACCGCAAATCTAAGCACCTACTTCGCCAAGAAGAACTACAAAACACTCGTCATAGACGGCGACCTATATCTCCCAAAACTCGCGTTCCACTTCGGCATAGACAACCCAATCTACAACCTCCACACCCTGATAAAGAACCCCGAAATGAGAGTTCTCGATGCAGTATACCCAGACGTTAAAACACATGTGGACGTTCTTCCGGGGAGCTCAAAGCTCTACGACATCCTAGACATAGACCAGAGAAGGCTGAGAGATATCGTGAGGGAAATACAGACGAGATATCAAGTCACGGTAATAGATTCGCCCGTTGGAATACCGTTCGACACGATCTCGACCTTCAGACTGGCTCAGTACCAGCTCATCATAGTTGAGATAGAGCGCTGTCCGATCCACTTCATCCACAGGATGATAGAGAACGAGGTAGTGAAACTAAAGGCCCTTGGAGAGGGCTACGGTCTAAAGGTTGGGATCATACTCAACAAGGTCAGGGAATCCTCACCAAATGTCGACGATATAGTAGACTTCCTCGAGTACAGCGTCGAGGTGCCCGTCATTGGGATAGTACCCTACGACCACAAGGTCCCCGAGGCCACCAACAAGGGGAGGCCCGTCGTTGACTACGCACCTCACTCAAAGGCATCCAAAGCCATAATCGAGGCGGGTGACATCCTGGAAGGGTGGATATTCGGAGAAAAGAAAAGGGAGAAGCTCCTCCACAAGCTGCACGAGGGCCTACTCTCGCTTCTCCATACGGACAAGGCCTCTGCGGGCAAAAAGCTCTGA
- the pyrE gene encoding orotate phosphoribosyltransferase, translating into MKDELIELIFQEEAILFGHFVLTSGKESDYYINVKKLITNPKALKLIARLMKSRVEEMGLEFDRIAGPELGAVPIATALALETDKPLIIVRKKKKEHGTGKQIEGEINPGDRILLVEDVTTTGGSVLRAAEILEKQGAEVVAISVVVDREEGAKEKIEEKYTFLPLVSVSELFARRGLVRMEKRE; encoded by the coding sequence ATGAAGGACGAGCTCATCGAGCTGATATTCCAGGAGGAGGCAATACTCTTCGGGCACTTCGTTCTCACCTCCGGCAAAGAGAGCGACTACTACATAAACGTCAAGAAGCTCATAACGAACCCGAAGGCTCTGAAGCTCATCGCGCGGCTGATGAAGTCCAGGGTGGAAGAGATGGGCCTGGAGTTCGATAGAATAGCTGGTCCAGAGCTTGGAGCGGTTCCCATCGCAACGGCCCTGGCCCTTGAGACCGACAAGCCTCTCATCATCGTCAGAAAGAAAAAGAAGGAGCACGGCACGGGGAAGCAGATCGAGGGTGAGATCAATCCTGGAGATAGAATCCTCCTCGTTGAAGACGTCACGACGACCGGCGGGAGTGTCCTGAGGGCCGCGGAGATACTTGAAAAGCAGGGTGCGGAAGTTGTTGCGATAAGCGTTGTAGTAGACAGGGAGGAGGGAGCTAAGGAAAAGATAGAAGAGAAGTATACCTTCCTCCCACTCGTCTCTGTATCAGAGCTTTTTGCCCGCAGAGGCCTTGTCCGTATGGAGAAGCGAGAGTAG
- a CDS encoding ATP-dependent DNA ligase gives MKYRELSDLYRRLEKTTLKTLKTKFVADFLKRVPDEELLEIVPYLILGKVFPDWDERELGVGEKLLIKAVSKATGIQEKEIENSVKDTGDLGESVALALKKKRQKSFFSQPLTIKRVYKTFVKIAEASGEGSQDRKLKYLANLFMDAEAEEGKYLARTVLGTMRTGVAEGILRDAIAEAFKVKAELVERAYMLTSDFGYVAKVSKLEGNEGLSKVQIQIGKPIRPMLAQLAANVKEALIEMGGEAAFEIKYDGARVQIHKDGDKVVVYSRRLENVTRSIPEMVEAIKSQIKAEKAIVEGELVAVGEGGRPRPFQYVLRRFRRKYNIEEMIEKIPLELNLFDALYVDGEGLIDVQFRERRAKLEEIVEESGKVKLAQQLVTKNPEDAEEFYKRALELGHEGLMAKRLDSVYEPGNRGKKWLKIKPTMENLDLVIIGAEWGEGRRAHVLGSFLVAAYDPEQGRFVPVGKVGSGFTDEDLIEFTKMLKPLIVREEGKYVEIEPKVVVEVTYQEIQKSPKYESGFALRFPRYVALREDKGPEEADTLERIAQLYEFQERFKAKR, from the coding sequence ATGAAATACAGAGAGCTTTCTGACCTTTACCGCAGGCTCGAGAAGACCACACTCAAGACGCTGAAGACCAAGTTTGTGGCCGATTTCCTGAAGAGGGTTCCCGATGAGGAGCTCCTTGAGATAGTCCCCTACCTTATCCTCGGTAAGGTCTTTCCGGATTGGGACGAGCGGGAACTCGGTGTCGGTGAGAAGCTTCTCATAAAGGCTGTTTCTAAGGCCACTGGCATCCAGGAGAAGGAAATCGAAAACTCCGTCAAAGACACGGGTGATCTGGGCGAGAGCGTGGCTCTGGCATTGAAGAAAAAGAGGCAGAAGAGCTTCTTCTCCCAGCCGCTCACTATAAAGCGCGTCTACAAGACCTTCGTCAAGATAGCCGAGGCGAGCGGCGAGGGGAGCCAGGACAGGAAGCTAAAATACCTCGCCAACCTCTTCATGGACGCCGAGGCCGAGGAAGGAAAATATCTGGCCAGAACTGTCCTTGGAACGATGAGGACTGGTGTCGCCGAGGGAATTCTGAGGGATGCGATAGCCGAGGCCTTCAAGGTCAAGGCGGAGTTAGTTGAGCGCGCCTACATGCTCACTAGCGACTTCGGCTACGTGGCGAAGGTATCCAAGCTTGAGGGCAACGAGGGTCTTTCAAAGGTTCAGATCCAGATAGGTAAGCCGATAAGGCCAATGCTGGCCCAGCTGGCGGCAAACGTCAAAGAGGCTTTAATCGAGATGGGCGGTGAAGCGGCGTTTGAGATAAAGTACGATGGGGCGCGAGTTCAGATCCACAAGGACGGCGATAAGGTTGTAGTCTACTCCCGCAGGCTGGAGAACGTCACACGGTCAATCCCAGAGATGGTTGAGGCGATAAAGTCCCAGATAAAGGCGGAAAAGGCGATAGTCGAGGGCGAACTGGTGGCGGTCGGGGAAGGCGGCCGTCCAAGGCCCTTCCAGTACGTGCTCAGGCGCTTCAGGAGGAAGTATAACATAGAGGAGATGATAGAGAAAATCCCGCTGGAGCTGAACCTCTTTGACGCCCTATACGTTGACGGAGAAGGGCTTATAGACGTTCAATTCCGCGAGAGGAGAGCCAAGCTCGAGGAAATTGTCGAGGAAAGTGGGAAGGTTAAGCTCGCCCAGCAGCTCGTCACGAAGAACCCGGAGGATGCGGAGGAGTTCTACAAGCGGGCCCTTGAGCTCGGTCACGAGGGACTCATGGCGAAGCGCTTGGATTCCGTCTATGAGCCCGGAAACAGGGGCAAGAAGTGGCTCAAGATAAAGCCCACCATGGAGAATCTCGACCTTGTCATTATAGGTGCGGAGTGGGGCGAGGGAAGGCGTGCCCATGTACTTGGCTCTTTCCTAGTTGCCGCCTATGACCCAGAGCAGGGCCGCTTCGTTCCCGTTGGAAAAGTGGGTAGCGGCTTCACGGACGAGGATTTGATCGAGTTCACCAAGATGCTCAAACCCCTTATAGTCAGGGAGGAGGGCAAGTACGTCGAGATAGAGCCCAAGGTGGTCGTTGAGGTAACTTACCAGGAGATACAGAAGAGCCCGAAGTATGAGAGCGGCTTCGCTTTGCGCTTCCCGCGCTACGTGGCCCTGAGGGAAGACAAGGGTCCAGAAGAGGCCGATACCCTGGAGCGCATCGCCCAGCTCTACGAGTTCCAGGAGAGGTTCAAGGCAAAGAGGTGA
- a CDS encoding pantoate kinase, which translates to MLIRSFVPAHITAFFVPKFHDDPLRAGSLGAGVNLSKGTNVFVSVETGTLERHIHIAFNGEPVERDEAVISYSVADELTPKDFEGEVEVWQYFDFPNGYGFGNSAGGALGTALALSYRFGGTYLRAAQIAHKHEVLNKGGLGDIVGQLAGGIEIRVKAGGPGIGVVDNLFFEDCRVLVVPLGRLSTKEVLDGDVIRAIEVEGSKALERLLADPRPERMMVLAREFAERTGLLSGELLELAKQIDKVLSSPSSMIMLGKGLFALVRPKEIEMVREVVTDLEVPFDIVEVFRGRPEVGRWVG; encoded by the coding sequence ATGCTAATAAGGTCATTTGTCCCGGCACACATCACGGCGTTCTTCGTTCCCAAGTTCCACGATGATCCCCTTAGGGCGGGTTCGCTGGGGGCTGGAGTTAACCTCTCAAAGGGCACAAACGTCTTCGTGAGCGTTGAAACAGGAACACTCGAGCGACACATCCATATAGCGTTTAACGGTGAGCCCGTTGAGAGGGACGAGGCCGTTATAAGCTACTCCGTCGCGGACGAGCTAACGCCAAAAGACTTTGAGGGAGAGGTCGAGGTGTGGCAGTACTTTGATTTTCCAAACGGCTACGGCTTTGGCAACAGCGCCGGTGGAGCCCTGGGGACGGCTCTTGCCCTATCATACCGCTTTGGGGGAACCTACCTAAGGGCCGCCCAAATCGCTCACAAACACGAGGTTCTCAACAAAGGTGGCCTCGGTGACATTGTGGGACAGCTCGCCGGGGGTATAGAGATCAGGGTAAAGGCCGGCGGCCCGGGAATCGGTGTGGTGGACAACCTGTTCTTTGAGGATTGCAGGGTGCTTGTTGTTCCCCTTGGAAGACTCTCGACAAAGGAAGTGCTCGACGGCGACGTAATTAGGGCCATAGAGGTCGAAGGCTCAAAAGCCTTGGAAAGACTCCTCGCCGATCCGAGACCGGAGCGCATGATGGTTCTCGCGAGGGAGTTCGCCGAAAGAACCGGCCTCCTGAGCGGGGAACTCCTCGAGCTGGCGAAGCAAATAGATAAGGTTCTATCCAGCCCAAGCTCAATGATAATGCTCGGCAAAGGTCTCTTCGCCCTTGTGAGGCCGAAGGAGATTGAAATGGTCAGGGAAGTTGTCACCGACCTTGAGGTTCCCTTTGACATCGTGGAGGTCTTCAGGGGAAGGCCAGAAGTCGGGCGGTGGGTGGGGTAG
- a CDS encoding Na+/H+ antiporter NhaC family protein, whose amino-acid sequence MSDFGVLALLPPLVAIILAIWTKRVILALFAGVWIGGVMVAGGNPVVGTTQTLEWIVSSVTSDWNARILIFDFLIGAGVGLIYKSGAVHALAASLARRVKSSRGASVLGWILGVLVFFDDYTNTIVVGNTMRPITDRMRVSREMLAYIDDSTAAPVAGLALVSTWIGYELLMIGRGFDSANVVYGTYDAWLSSVPYRFYSILAIILVFIVAYTHRHYGPMLKAEYRARTEGKVLRDGAKPLMTTEADLGMPKEGGNLWDFVIPILVLVGVSMLGLWYTGAANLEAYSQDLGWWTDLENPFGVNFLNYGFIESFREADAATALLWGSFAMVVVASIMLLGRRKMTVEEWEDTVIKGMKQMLFANTILVLAWSLGTAAESVGTGDYVISLATSSGANLGPWMPLIMFLSAMFVAFTTGTSWGTFAIMVPLGVQLSLAFTNGQVNEIVFATIGATFTGSIFGDHCSPISDTTIMSSMFSGSDHIDHVTTQIPYAFTVAGIGSVLYLLFALGITSWVILLPLGIALLVGAWYVLSEWYGKKYGIPHGKVPIYVAEE is encoded by the coding sequence GTGTCGGACTTCGGTGTGTTGGCATTACTGCCCCCATTGGTTGCCATTATCTTAGCTATCTGGACAAAGAGGGTCATCCTGGCGCTGTTCGCGGGCGTCTGGATTGGTGGAGTGATGGTCGCCGGCGGCAATCCGGTGGTCGGGACCACCCAGACGCTGGAGTGGATTGTCAGTAGCGTTACAAGCGACTGGAACGCCAGGATACTCATATTTGACTTCCTGATCGGCGCAGGTGTCGGACTTATCTACAAGTCCGGCGCAGTCCACGCGCTAGCGGCTTCCCTGGCAAGGAGGGTCAAAAGCAGCAGGGGAGCCTCAGTCCTCGGATGGATCCTTGGTGTACTGGTGTTCTTCGATGACTACACCAACACCATAGTCGTCGGAAACACCATGAGGCCCATAACTGACAGGATGAGGGTTTCCAGGGAGATGCTCGCTTACATAGACGACTCTACCGCGGCACCGGTAGCTGGACTGGCACTCGTCTCAACTTGGATAGGATACGAGCTGCTCATGATAGGAAGGGGATTCGACAGCGCCAACGTCGTCTACGGAACCTATGACGCTTGGCTCTCAAGCGTTCCCTACAGGTTCTATTCGATACTGGCAATAATACTCGTTTTCATCGTTGCATACACCCACAGGCACTACGGCCCCATGCTGAAGGCTGAATACCGCGCCAGGACCGAGGGCAAAGTCCTCCGCGACGGTGCGAAGCCGCTCATGACGACCGAGGCTGACCTGGGAATGCCCAAGGAGGGCGGAAACCTCTGGGACTTCGTGATTCCTATACTCGTCCTTGTTGGAGTCTCGATGCTGGGACTCTGGTACACCGGAGCGGCTAACCTGGAAGCCTACAGTCAGGATCTCGGCTGGTGGACCGATCTGGAGAACCCGTTCGGTGTCAACTTCCTCAACTACGGCTTCATCGAGTCCTTCCGTGAGGCCGACGCTGCAACAGCACTCCTCTGGGGCTCCTTCGCCATGGTCGTCGTTGCCAGCATAATGCTCCTTGGCAGGAGGAAGATGACCGTTGAGGAGTGGGAAGACACCGTTATAAAGGGAATGAAGCAGATGCTCTTCGCCAACACCATCCTTGTCCTTGCTTGGAGCCTTGGAACCGCCGCTGAAAGCGTTGGAACCGGTGACTACGTCATCAGCCTTGCGACCAGCTCTGGGGCGAACCTCGGACCATGGATGCCGCTGATAATGTTCCTCTCTGCGATGTTCGTTGCCTTCACCACGGGAACCAGCTGGGGAACTTTCGCCATAATGGTTCCGCTTGGAGTCCAGCTCAGCCTGGCCTTCACCAACGGTCAGGTCAACGAGATAGTCTTCGCCACCATCGGAGCCACATTTACCGGAAGCATCTTCGGCGACCACTGCTCACCTATCAGTGATACCACCATCATGAGCTCCATGTTCAGTGGTTCTGACCACATAGACCACGTCACAACCCAGATACCCTATGCCTTCACGGTTGCGGGAATTGGCAGCGTGCTGTACCTCCTGTTTGCCCTGGGAATCACGAGCTGGGTGATACTCCTGCCGCTGGGTATAGCCCTCCTCGTCGGTGCGTGGTACGTCCTCAGCGAGTGGTACGGCAAGAAGTACGGCATACCGCATGGCAAGGTGCCCATCTACGTCGCCGAGGAATGA
- the udg gene encoding type-4 uracil-DNA glycosylase — translation MGKEELMKKLEEKIRSCRKCPLGELRTNAVPGAGSYEAKVMFVGEAPGYWEDQKGLPFVGRAGKVLDELLAEIGLKREDVYITNIVKCRPPDNRDPTEEEIKACSPYLDRQIDIIKPKVIVPLGRHSMRYILEKFGFDTEPISKIHGKTFEAHTLFGKIVIMPMYHPAVALYRPALREELRRDFHKLKTLIGESS, via the coding sequence ATGGGGAAAGAGGAGCTCATGAAGAAGCTAGAGGAGAAAATCAGAAGCTGCCGGAAGTGTCCCCTCGGCGAGCTCAGGACGAACGCAGTTCCAGGTGCCGGGAGCTACGAGGCCAAGGTGATGTTCGTCGGGGAAGCTCCGGGCTACTGGGAGGACCAGAAGGGGCTTCCTTTCGTTGGGAGGGCAGGAAAGGTTCTTGACGAGCTTTTGGCGGAGATCGGCCTCAAACGAGAGGACGTCTATATTACCAACATAGTCAAATGCCGTCCTCCAGACAATAGAGACCCAACGGAGGAGGAAATCAAGGCTTGTTCGCCGTACCTTGACAGGCAGATAGACATCATAAAGCCAAAGGTCATCGTTCCACTTGGGAGACACTCGATGCGTTACATACTCGAGAAGTTCGGCTTCGATACTGAGCCGATAAGCAAGATACACGGAAAAACCTTCGAAGCGCACACACTTTTCGGGAAGATCGTCATAATGCCGATGTACCACCCTGCCGTCGCCCTTTACCGGCCAGCTTTGCGGGAGGAGCTCAGGAGGGACTTTCATAAGTTGAAAACGCTGATTGGAGAATCTTCGTGA
- the tes gene encoding tetraether lipid synthase Tes codes for MAESVGEVPSGEKEFEQLTRRVRDIIEFPELTEEEFEEMIKAASRNYGGPLPHKTYSLCPETRRVVPALIWEKDGKVWITKRCPEGMITDVYYESVEQYYRFQKWKYDWKLLSFNVENSGVNCPFDCGLCARHRSHTNLLNIVLTNRCNLSCWYCFFYAKEGQPIYEPTLEQIRMMLRNAKKEYPVGANAVQLTGGEPTIREDLIEIIKIAKEEGYDHVQLNTDGIKLAFEPELVKKIREAGVNTLYLSYDGMTPQTNWKNHWEIPLIFENVRKAGGPGIVLVPTTIRNVNDHELGAIINFGLNHLDIVRGVNFQPISLVGRVPKKERQRFRITIPGAIKRIEEQTGGAIAMDDWYPIPIAGHIARFFEAFTGSRYYMTSHYCCGAATYVFLDREKKRVVPISRFLDVEGFVEYLESRAEEIEKWKQLGRLQKLKLGAEIFLKFKSFYDEKYAPKDLDVLGLIKNAFMHGNYEALGKFHINALFLGMMHFMDEYNYDVERVERCVIHYALPDGRIVPFCTFNVIPELYRDKVQAQFSYTWEEWKKLHPEWDYKKDKYVRTKEFVEKMKNSELYKKTYIDIEDYFGTIKTKA; via the coding sequence ATGGCAGAGAGTGTTGGCGAAGTACCCAGCGGGGAAAAGGAGTTCGAGCAACTCACCCGCAGGGTACGGGACATAATTGAGTTCCCCGAGCTCACGGAGGAAGAGTTTGAGGAGATGATAAAGGCCGCCAGCAGGAATTATGGCGGCCCGCTGCCACATAAGACGTATTCCCTGTGTCCCGAGACGAGGAGGGTCGTTCCCGCCCTCATCTGGGAGAAGGATGGAAAGGTTTGGATAACCAAGCGCTGTCCCGAAGGCATGATCACCGATGTTTATTATGAGAGCGTTGAGCAGTACTACCGCTTCCAGAAATGGAAGTATGACTGGAAGCTCCTCAGTTTCAACGTCGAGAACTCAGGCGTCAACTGCCCCTTCGACTGTGGATTGTGTGCCAGACACCGCTCCCACACCAACCTGCTCAACATCGTTCTCACCAACCGCTGCAACCTGAGCTGCTGGTACTGCTTCTTCTACGCCAAGGAAGGCCAGCCCATCTACGAGCCGACGCTTGAGCAGATTCGCATGATGCTTCGCAACGCCAAGAAGGAGTACCCAGTTGGAGCCAACGCCGTCCAGCTCACGGGTGGAGAGCCAACAATTAGAGAAGACCTCATAGAGATCATCAAGATAGCGAAGGAAGAGGGCTACGACCACGTCCAGCTAAACACGGATGGAATCAAGCTCGCCTTCGAGCCAGAGCTGGTCAAGAAGATCAGGGAGGCAGGGGTGAACACCCTCTATCTGAGCTACGATGGAATGACGCCCCAGACCAACTGGAAGAATCACTGGGAGATCCCGCTCATCTTCGAGAACGTTAGGAAGGCAGGTGGTCCCGGAATAGTGCTCGTTCCAACCACCATAAGGAACGTCAACGACCACGAGCTCGGCGCTATAATCAACTTCGGCCTCAACCACCTCGACATCGTTAGGGGTGTGAACTTCCAGCCGATTTCTCTCGTCGGCAGGGTTCCAAAGAAGGAGCGCCAGAGGTTCAGGATAACTATTCCGGGGGCAATAAAGCGCATAGAGGAGCAGACCGGCGGGGCAATAGCGATGGACGACTGGTACCCGATACCGATAGCCGGCCACATAGCGCGCTTTTTCGAGGCCTTCACCGGCTCTCGCTACTACATGACCAGCCATTACTGCTGCGGCGCTGCCACCTACGTCTTCCTCGACAGGGAGAAGAAGCGCGTCGTTCCAATCTCACGCTTCCTCGATGTTGAGGGCTTCGTCGAGTACCTTGAGAGCAGGGCTGAGGAAATAGAGAAGTGGAAGCAACTCGGCAGACTCCAGAAGCTCAAGCTCGGAGCCGAGATATTCCTCAAGTTCAAGAGCTTCTACGACGAAAAGTACGCTCCCAAAGACCTCGACGTCCTCGGCCTCATCAAGAACGCCTTCATGCACGGAAACTACGAGGCCCTCGGAAAGTTCCACATCAACGCGCTCTTCCTCGGAATGATGCACTTCATGGACGAGTACAACTACGACGTTGAGAGGGTTGAGCGCTGCGTCATCCACTACGCGCTGCCCGACGGAAGAATAGTGCCGTTCTGTACCTTCAACGTCATTCCGGAGCTCTACAGGGACAAGGTCCAGGCCCAGTTCAGCTACACCTGGGAGGAGTGGAAGAAGCTGCACCCAGAGTGGGACTACAAGAAGGACAAGTACGTAAGGACAAAAGAGTTCGTCGAGAAGATGAAGAACAGCGAGCTCTACAAAAAGACCTACATCGACATAGAGGACTACTTCGGAACGATAAAGACGAAGGCCTGA
- a CDS encoding DUF3213 domain-containing protein, translated as MNPEKTLTKLDFRFGRITPEEARAKQYELLTDTRIWRAFINGFARNGYVVFDEEKLSREELLERLKELEPEVTGEEHLTVAELIKSSHSWNNLLGKAES; from the coding sequence ATGAACCCCGAGAAAACCCTCACAAAACTCGACTTCAGGTTCGGAAGGATAACCCCCGAGGAAGCCAGAGCAAAGCAGTACGAACTCCTGACGGATACAAGAATATGGCGGGCCTTCATCAACGGCTTCGCCCGGAACGGCTACGTGGTGTTTGATGAGGAAAAGCTGAGCCGGGAGGAGCTCCTCGAAAGGCTGAAGGAGCTTGAGCCCGAGGTTACCGGCGAGGAGCACTTAACAGTTGCGGAGCTCATCAAGTCCAGTCACAGCTGGAACAACCTCCTCGGCAAGGCAGAGTCCTAA